One window of Phycodurus eques isolate BA_2022a chromosome 8, UOR_Pequ_1.1, whole genome shotgun sequence genomic DNA carries:
- the her6 gene encoding hairy-related 6 produces MPADMMEKSSSSPVAATPASMNSTPDKPKTASEHRKSSKPIMEKRRRARINESLGQLKTLILDALKKDSSRHSKLEKADILEMTVKHLRNLQRAQMTAALNTDPTVLGKYRAGFSECMNEVTRFLSTCEGVNTEVRTRLLGHLASCMTQINAMNYPSQHPIPPAAGPTHPSFGQPMVQIPGSSPQVLPMSGVPCKGAPSPGTLPSSDATKVYGGFQIVPATDGQFAFLIPNAAFASNGPVIPVYANSPGTPIPVPGAVSPGAPSGNTDSVWRPW; encoded by the exons ATGCCTGCCGACATGATGGAAAAATCGTCCTCCTCCCCGGTCGCTGCCACCCCGGCAAGCATGAACTCGACCCCCGATAAACCCAAAACAGCCTCCGAACACAGAAAG TCTTCCAAGCCAATTATGGAGAAGCGGAGAAGAGCCCGAATCAACGAGAGCTTGGGCCAGCTTAAAACTCTCATCTTGGATGCCCTCAAGAAAGAT AGCTCCAGACACTCCAAGCTGGAGAAGGCAGACATCCTGGAAATGACAGTGAAACATCTGCGGAACCTCCAGAGAGCTCAAATGACCG CTGCTCTCAACACCGACCCCACCGTGTTGGGCAAGTACCGCGCCGGCTTCAGCGAGTGCATGAACGAAGTGACCCGCTTTCTGTCCACCTGCGAGGGCGTCAACACGGAGGTCCGAACGCGGCTCCTCGGCCACCTCGCCAGCTGCATGACGCAGATCAACGCCATGAACTACCCCAGCCAGCACCCGATCCCCCCCGCGGCCGGACCGACGCACCCGTCGTTCGGCCAGCCCATGGTGCAGATCCCCGGTTCCTCCCCGCAGGTGCTGCCCATGAGCGGCGTGCCGTGTAAGGGAGCCCCCTCTCCGGGCACTTTACCCAGCTCTGACGCCACCAAAGTGTACGGCGGCTTCCAGATTGTGCCTGCCACGGACGGACAGTTTGCCTTCCTCATACCCAACGCGGCGTTCGCCTCCAACGGCCCCGTCATTCCCGTGTACGCCAACAGCCCCGGGACGCCGATTCCGGTGCCGGGTGCAGTCTCTCCCGGAGCCCCGTCGGGAAACACAGACTCGGTGTGGCGGCCCTGGTGA